A part of Silvimonas soli genomic DNA contains:
- a CDS encoding cytochrome c oxidase subunit 3, with translation MNVENGIHDPHYFVPQPSRWPITGSIALFCMTCGTAFWINNMQFGKWVLLLGFLILIRMLFGWFHDVIQESQHGDYGQQVDHSFRWGMSWFIFSEVMFFAAFFGALFYTRVISVPELGWFSDTHSLLWPQFNAAWPAVSGPKTGGYTPMEAFGIPAINTGLLLSSGVTVTWAHWGFLKNNRTQMALGLAFTVALGICFLFLQGFEYHHAYTQMNLTLASGAYGMTFFMLTGFHGMHVLVGVLMLSTMLGRVLKGHFTPAHHFGFEAAAWYWHFVDVVWLGLFVFVYCL, from the coding sequence ATGAACGTAGAAAACGGCATCCACGATCCGCACTACTTCGTGCCGCAGCCTTCCCGCTGGCCTATAACCGGCTCTATCGCGCTGTTCTGCATGACCTGCGGTACCGCGTTCTGGATCAACAACATGCAGTTCGGCAAGTGGGTCTTGCTGCTTGGGTTCTTGATCCTGATTCGCATGCTGTTCGGCTGGTTTCATGATGTCATTCAAGAGTCCCAACACGGCGATTACGGCCAGCAGGTGGACCACTCGTTCCGCTGGGGCATGAGCTGGTTCATCTTCTCGGAAGTCATGTTCTTTGCCGCGTTCTTTGGCGCGCTGTTCTACACCCGGGTGATCTCGGTACCGGAACTGGGCTGGTTCTCGGACACGCACTCCTTGCTATGGCCGCAGTTCAACGCTGCGTGGCCCGCGGTAAGCGGCCCCAAGACCGGCGGCTACACACCCATGGAAGCCTTTGGCATTCCGGCGATCAACACCGGCTTGTTGTTGTCGTCTGGCGTGACCGTGACTTGGGCGCACTGGGGCTTTCTCAAGAACAACCGCACGCAAATGGCGCTGGGCCTGGCGTTCACCGTGGCCTTGGGTATCTGCTTTTTGTTCTTGCAGGGTTTTGAATACCACCACGCTTATACGCAGATGAACCTGACGCTGGCCTCTGGCGCGTATGGCATGACCTTCTTCATGCTGACCGGCTTTCACGGCATGCATGTGTTGGTGGGCGTGCTGATGCTGTCCACCATGCTGGGCCGCGTGCTCAAGGGCCACTTCACCCCCGCGCATCATTTCGGCTTTGAAGCCGCCGCCTGGTATTGGCACTTTGTAGATGTGGTGTGGCTGGGTTTGTTCGTGTTTGTTTATTGCTTGTGA
- a CDS encoding twin transmembrane helix small protein, with product MKIVIVLFLLIILVALGRALLQLVRGPAGSEKLAKSLTLRIAVSVALFILLLLAWYFGYLQPHGPAV from the coding sequence ATGAAAATCGTCATAGTGCTGTTTTTGCTGATCATTCTGGTTGCACTGGGCCGTGCTTTGCTGCAACTGGTACGCGGCCCGGCAGGGTCTGAAAAACTGGCGAAATCGCTCACTTTGCGGATCGCGGTTTCGGTCGCACTGTTTATCCTGTTGTTGCTGGCGTGGTACTTCGGTTATCTGCAACCCCACGGCCCTGCTGTGTGA
- a CDS encoding SURF1 family protein, with protein sequence MASPPDIGNGSTNVIKLPVAHQRRGALLGLAGLVLLTVALGCWQAARAVYKQRLADHYAASIAAPALPWGSNDEPPLFRRLTLKGHWLAGQTLYLDHRDYQGEIGVEVITPFQLDDGGIALINRGWKAHNTVESAPALIAPQVEVLAWPRFFELAKTPPQGNLFQNITAARFAEWSHLPKPLWYGRLRSPAQDGLAHDSATPDFNPARHIGYMLTWWGMSIAGIFLWRHFRRSTQPQSQSK encoded by the coding sequence ATGGCATCTCCTCCTGATATTGGCAACGGTAGCACAAACGTCATAAAGCTGCCGGTCGCCCACCAGCGACGCGGTGCTTTGCTCGGTCTGGCCGGGCTGGTGTTGCTGACTGTGGCACTCGGTTGCTGGCAAGCCGCTCGCGCGGTTTACAAGCAACGGTTGGCCGATCACTACGCCGCCAGCATCGCTGCGCCCGCTTTGCCATGGGGCAGCAACGATGAACCACCGTTGTTCCGGCGCCTCACTCTCAAAGGTCACTGGCTCGCCGGCCAGACCTTGTATCTGGATCACCGGGATTACCAGGGCGAGATTGGCGTGGAAGTCATCACTCCGTTTCAGCTGGATGATGGCGGCATTGCGCTGATCAATCGCGGCTGGAAAGCACACAATACCGTCGAAAGCGCCCCCGCGCTGATTGCGCCCCAAGTGGAAGTGCTCGCCTGGCCGCGCTTCTTTGAACTGGCCAAAACCCCGCCGCAAGGCAATCTGTTCCAGAACATCACCGCCGCCCGCTTTGCCGAGTGGTCGCATCTACCCAAGCCGCTGTGGTACGGCCGTTTGCGCTCGCCCGCGCAAGATGGCCTGGCCCACGACAGCGCCACGCCTGACTTCAACCCCGCCCGCCATATCGGTTACATGCTGACCTGGTGGGGCATGAGCATTGCCGGAATCTTTCTGTGGCGACATTTTCGCCGTTCGACTCAACCGCAATCGCAGTCCAAATAA
- a CDS encoding COX15/CtaA family protein, translated as MANSRLRYLVWLAVIWTFALVMLGAFVRLSDAGLGCPDWPGCYGHLTVPEKPHELAHAAATFGAMVEPEKGWKEMIHRYVAGGLVVIVLALTVLLARNRRKYRIPALLVFAPLLVIVFQALLGMWTVTLKLMPAVVTAHLLGGMTMLALLGAIAVKGTLPSINIRGATRTLAWIALAALLAQLAVGGLVSSNYAGLACDGFPTCRGSFAAPDGLAQMLRPGRQLGLTAEGAPLTIANLAAIHWLHRVGALIVTLLTVVLALKLAGYQRRLALLLLAALTLQVLLGIANVLFSLPLPLAVAHNGGAALLLFSLVSVIARSSGQRTQHVYANARHAFAGR; from the coding sequence ATGGCGAACTCACGTTTGCGTTATCTGGTCTGGCTAGCCGTGATCTGGACTTTCGCCCTGGTGATGCTGGGCGCGTTTGTACGCTTGTCTGATGCGGGCTTGGGCTGTCCGGATTGGCCTGGCTGTTACGGTCATCTGACCGTGCCGGAAAAACCGCACGAACTGGCGCACGCCGCCGCCACATTCGGCGCGATGGTGGAGCCGGAAAAAGGCTGGAAAGAGATGATCCACCGTTACGTAGCCGGTGGCTTGGTAGTGATCGTGCTGGCGCTCACCGTGTTGCTGGCGCGTAATCGCCGCAAATATCGCATTCCGGCCTTGCTGGTCTTTGCGCCTTTGCTGGTGATCGTGTTTCAGGCACTGCTGGGGATGTGGACGGTCACGCTCAAACTGATGCCCGCTGTGGTCACCGCGCATTTGCTCGGCGGCATGACCATGCTGGCCTTGCTGGGTGCGATTGCGGTGAAAGGCACGCTCCCGAGCATCAATATCAGAGGCGCTACTCGCACGCTGGCGTGGATTGCGCTGGCGGCCTTGCTGGCGCAACTGGCGGTGGGCGGGCTGGTGTCCAGCAATTACGCCGGGTTGGCCTGTGATGGTTTCCCGACCTGCCGCGGCAGCTTTGCGGCCCCGGATGGCCTGGCGCAAATGTTGCGACCGGGTCGCCAGTTGGGGCTGACGGCCGAAGGCGCGCCGCTGACCATCGCCAACCTGGCGGCGATTCACTGGTTGCATCGTGTCGGCGCGTTGATCGTCACGCTGCTCACCGTGGTTCTGGCATTGAAACTGGCTGGATATCAGCGGCGGCTGGCGTTGCTGTTACTGGCGGCGCTAACGCTGCAAGTGTTGCTCGGTATTGCCAATGTGTTGTTCTCGCTGCCTCTGCCGCTCGCCGTCGCCCATAACGGTGGCGCGGCGCTTTTGCTGTTTTCCCTCGTCAGTGTGATCGCCCGTAGTAGCGGGCAAAGGACGCAACATGTCTACGCAAACGCTCGTCACGCCTTCGCGGGTCGTTGA
- the cyoE gene encoding heme o synthase, translating into MSTQTLVTPSRVVEFWRLGKPKVVSLIVFCAAAGALMATPQWSALPNVVMCLLGIALVAMGAAAVNCLVERDRDSVMRRTERRPLVKGTLTPLEAGLYAATLTLSGLWLLLTFGNVLAMWLTLATFFGYAVVYTRWLKPATPQNIVIGGAAGAMPPVLGWAAVTGSVPAEAAVLFLLIYTWTPPHFWALALYRELDYQKAGLPMLPVTHGAAFTRQTIVLYAVMLFAVALLPFVIGMSGWVYLAIAVWFNSGFLARSIKLYRTADDAVARNLFLYSIKYLAWVFGALILDRLYTVVASHF; encoded by the coding sequence ATGTCTACGCAAACGCTCGTCACGCCTTCGCGGGTCGTTGAATTCTGGCGACTGGGGAAACCCAAAGTCGTCAGTCTGATTGTGTTCTGTGCGGCAGCGGGTGCCTTGATGGCGACGCCGCAATGGTCGGCCTTGCCCAATGTGGTGATGTGCTTGCTGGGCATTGCGCTGGTGGCCATGGGCGCGGCGGCAGTCAATTGTCTGGTGGAGCGCGATCGGGATTCGGTCATGCGCCGCACGGAGCGTCGCCCGCTGGTTAAAGGCACCCTCACACCGCTGGAGGCCGGTTTATACGCCGCCACGCTAACGCTCTCGGGCCTGTGGCTGTTGCTGACTTTCGGTAATGTGCTGGCCATGTGGCTGACACTGGCCACCTTCTTTGGCTACGCCGTGGTGTATACCCGCTGGCTCAAACCGGCCACGCCACAAAACATCGTAATTGGTGGCGCAGCAGGTGCTATGCCGCCGGTGCTGGGCTGGGCGGCGGTCACTGGCAGCGTGCCCGCCGAAGCCGCCGTGCTGTTTTTGCTGATCTACACCTGGACGCCGCCGCATTTCTGGGCGCTGGCACTGTATCGCGAGCTGGATTATCAGAAAGCTGGCCTGCCGATGCTGCCCGTCACCCATGGCGCGGCGTTCACCCGCCAGACCATCGTGCTGTACGCAGTGATGCTGTTCGCCGTGGCCTTGCTGCCGTTTGTGATTGGCATGAGCGGCTGGGTCTATCTGGCCATTGCGGTGTGGTTCAACAGCGGTTTTCTGGCTCGCTCCATCAAGCTGTATCGCACCGCCGATGACGCCGTCGCCCGCAATCTGTTTTTGTATTCGATCAAGTATCTGGCGTGGGTGTTTGGCGCGCTGATTCTGGACCGTTTGTACACGGTGGTGGCCAGCCACTTCTGA
- a CDS encoding methyl-accepting chemotaxis protein — MTLRQKAWGLTAIVLVFLLGTMVTGLYVLRSASNIDNKARIQQLVKSTYNTIVQLENQAAAGKMSEADAKALATQILRENKYHESEYVYVTDDKLVFVATPLDPQLNGTSFNDFKDAKGNSVGAIAAKALDQSGGAFTEYWWDSTRNGKTVDLLSVAVRTPHWGWVVGSGISFAEADARFWSNARWQVLVCLVLAGIVGAMLVLAVRRLLQTLGGEPEQVVNLVTRVAQGNLAADRSTHNASTDSILGAVEKMRASLGSVLAEVQRDARQLEQHSGLIANASKEISSAAGRQSDATASMASAMEELTVSINHISDNTADTERTSQTATELAGEGVVQVNTASVAMQELAESVSSASARIRDLDTKSREISSVAAVIKDIAGQTNLLALNAAIEAARAGEQGRGFAVVADEVRKLAERTSAATVDIGHMLESVLSETDAAVAGMEGALPQVNNSVAAAKAVAESLGRIHEGAQNTLKSLSEMAISTREQSNASTSIAVRVEDIAQMVEETTASIHRSSETANEIAQIAQRLNTMVQRFQL; from the coding sequence ATGACATTGCGCCAGAAAGCGTGGGGATTAACCGCGATAGTGTTGGTGTTCTTGCTGGGCACCATGGTCACCGGGCTGTACGTATTGCGCAGTGCCAGCAATATCGACAACAAGGCGCGCATCCAGCAGTTGGTGAAAAGCACTTACAACACCATTGTGCAGCTGGAAAACCAGGCGGCCGCGGGCAAGATGAGCGAGGCCGATGCCAAAGCGCTGGCGACGCAGATTCTGCGGGAAAACAAATATCACGAGTCCGAATACGTTTACGTCACCGACGACAAACTGGTGTTTGTCGCCACGCCGCTGGACCCTCAACTGAATGGCACCAGCTTTAACGATTTCAAAGATGCCAAGGGCAATAGCGTGGGCGCCATTGCGGCCAAAGCGCTGGACCAATCCGGTGGCGCATTTACCGAATACTGGTGGGATTCCACACGTAACGGCAAAACAGTAGACCTGTTGTCGGTGGCAGTGCGCACGCCGCATTGGGGCTGGGTAGTGGGCAGCGGCATCAGCTTTGCCGAAGCCGATGCCCGCTTCTGGAGTAACGCCCGCTGGCAGGTGCTGGTGTGTCTGGTACTGGCCGGGATTGTCGGCGCCATGCTGGTGCTGGCTGTGCGCCGTCTGCTGCAAACGCTGGGCGGCGAGCCCGAGCAAGTGGTGAATCTGGTGACGCGGGTGGCGCAGGGTAACCTCGCCGCAGATCGCAGTACGCACAATGCTTCTACAGACAGCATTCTGGGCGCGGTTGAGAAAATGCGGGCATCGCTCGGCTCGGTACTGGCTGAAGTGCAGCGTGATGCGCGCCAGCTGGAACAGCATTCCGGACTGATCGCCAATGCCAGCAAGGAGATTTCCTCCGCTGCCGGTCGCCAGTCCGATGCGACTGCTTCGATGGCCTCGGCCATGGAAGAACTCACGGTCAGCATCAATCATATTTCGGATAACACTGCCGATACCGAGCGCACCTCGCAAACGGCGACCGAACTGGCTGGCGAAGGCGTGGTGCAGGTCAACACGGCGTCAGTTGCCATGCAGGAACTGGCAGAAAGCGTGTCCAGTGCCTCGGCACGTATTCGCGACCTGGATACCAAATCGCGCGAGATTTCGTCCGTTGCGGCCGTGATCAAAGACATTGCCGGGCAAACCAACTTGCTGGCGCTGAATGCCGCCATTGAAGCGGCGCGTGCGGGCGAACAAGGTCGTGGCTTTGCCGTGGTGGCCGATGAGGTCCGTAAACTGGCCGAGCGCACCAGCGCAGCGACCGTGGATATCGGTCACATGCTCGAGTCCGTATTGTCCGAAACCGACGCCGCTGTGGCGGGTATGGAAGGCGCGTTACCGCAAGTGAACAACAGCGTCGCAGCAGCGAAAGCAGTGGCGGAGTCGCTCGGGCGCATTCATGAAGGTGCGCAGAACACCCTCAAAAGCTTGAGCGAAATGGCCATATCCACGCGTGAGCAAAGCAATGCCAGCACCAGCATTGCGGTGCGGGTGGAAGACATTGCGCAGATGGTTGAAGAAACCACGGCGTCGATTCACCGTTCCAGCGAAACCGCTAACGAAATTGCCCAGATTGCTCAGCGGTTGAACACGATGGTGCAACGCTTCCAGCTTTAA
- a CDS encoding YybH family protein, producing the protein MTEAESPVLPILAAYKAAVYAKDVDAFLAIYDQDISIFDMWAEWEYRGIVAWRKIVQGWFGSLQEERVLVDFSNIQTTSDADMAMAYLFVSYQAIAQDGTRLRGMQNRMTLALRRRQGVWQIVHQHTSSPIEFETTKAIFLP; encoded by the coding sequence ATGACTGAAGCAGAATCACCTGTCCTGCCGATACTGGCGGCATACAAGGCTGCGGTATACGCCAAAGATGTCGATGCCTTTCTGGCCATTTATGACCAGGACATCAGCATTTTTGATATGTGGGCCGAGTGGGAATATCGCGGCATTGTTGCCTGGCGCAAGATCGTTCAAGGCTGGTTCGGCTCCTTGCAAGAAGAGCGGGTGCTGGTCGATTTCTCCAATATCCAGACAACCTCAGACGCAGACATGGCAATGGCCTATCTGTTCGTCTCATACCAGGCAATCGCGCAAGACGGCACCCGATTGCGCGGCATGCAAAACCGCATGACGTTGGCGCTGCGCCGCAGGCAAGGCGTCTGGCAGATTGTGCACCAGCACACTTCGTCGCCCATCGAGTTCGAGACCACCAAGGCCATCTTCCTGCCTTGA
- a CDS encoding VOC family protein: MRPRLNLILLGVAVIAKTVAFYEALGWPKADSSHDGFAKFDLGGVVPGIQSRKAFAMDAHSDTSESSGFSAMALAYIARSAEDVPRVLAKAAALGATIVKPATTNTWGIAGYFRDLDGHLFEVLYEEGWVFDENDNLVV, encoded by the coding sequence ATGCGTCCCCGCCTTAATCTCATCTTGCTGGGTGTAGCCGTTATCGCCAAAACCGTCGCTTTTTACGAAGCGCTGGGCTGGCCCAAAGCGGACAGCAGTCACGATGGCTTTGCCAAGTTCGATCTTGGAGGTGTAGTGCCGGGAATCCAGTCGCGCAAGGCATTTGCGATGGATGCCCATAGTGACACCAGTGAAAGCAGCGGTTTTTCTGCCATGGCACTAGCCTATATCGCCCGCTCCGCCGAGGATGTACCGCGCGTTCTGGCCAAAGCAGCTGCGCTGGGCGCCACCATCGTCAAACCCGCCACGACCAATACCTGGGGCATTGCCGGATACTTTCGCGATCTGGATGGGCATCTGTTTGAAGTGCTGTACGAAGAGGGCTGGGTGTTTGATGAGAATGACAATCTGGTGGTTTAG
- a CDS encoding TetR/AcrR family transcriptional regulator, with protein sequence MTLPASTRPRGRPREFVMDDVLDRAILVFRQQGYHATSVDDLARAMRLTPGSLYKAFKDKRAIFLAALDRYATLRSRQIRQIAATNKTGRERLCDVLTAYVQTSQGDEGRSGCLVVGSAVELAILDPEIALRVRGSLRKNGAFLASLIEAGRLDGSIAAHIDSEATSQLLVCLTQGLRVVGKTGGTRLDAAAAVAIAMKWLD encoded by the coding sequence ATGACATTGCCAGCCAGCACCAGACCGCGTGGGCGTCCGCGCGAGTTTGTCATGGACGACGTACTGGATCGGGCGATTCTGGTTTTTCGGCAACAGGGCTATCACGCGACCTCGGTGGACGATCTGGCGCGGGCCATGCGGCTCACGCCCGGCAGTTTGTACAAGGCATTCAAAGACAAGCGGGCGATTTTTCTGGCGGCACTGGATCGTTACGCCACCTTGCGCTCGCGGCAGATACGCCAGATTGCCGCAACCAATAAAACCGGGCGGGAACGCTTGTGTGATGTGCTGACCGCTTATGTGCAGACATCGCAAGGCGATGAGGGACGCAGCGGTTGTCTGGTGGTCGGCAGCGCGGTGGAGCTGGCAATTCTGGACCCCGAAATCGCCCTGCGGGTGCGTGGATCATTGCGCAAGAACGGCGCTTTTCTGGCCAGCTTGATTGAAGCCGGGCGGCTGGATGGTTCCATTGCGGCCCATATAGACAGCGAGGCGACCTCGCAGTTACTGGTCTGCCTGACCCAAGGGCTGCGGGTGGTGGGCAAAACCGGCGGCACCCGACTGGACGCCGCTGCGGCGGTTGCAATTGCCATGAAATGGCTGGATTGA
- a CDS encoding MFS transporter, with the protein MTTSSTPANVPDNNGISHGMTWLLATACGLIVANIYYAQPLIGPIAAALGLTPAAAGLIVTMTQIGYGAGLILIVPLADLLENRRLVLSVLGIAILALLGAAFANQPLSFLLAALLIGIGSVAVQVLVPYAAHLAPEAMRGRVVGNVMIGLMLGVMLARPGASFITSISSWHVVFLVSAFVMLLLSLVLARALPSRTPTNRPHYRKLLASMAHLALNTPLLRRRALYQACLFAAFSLFWTTTPLLLAGPAFHLSQRGIALFALAGVAGAIAAPIAGRVADRGWSRPATGIAMISVALAFGLTHLVPAGSPMALGLLVVAAILIDFGVQANVVLGYRAIFTLGAEYRGRLNGLYMATFFGAGAVGSAAGGWAFAHGGWALASAIGLTLPIAALLYFATERAQCGEPASVTR; encoded by the coding sequence ATGACCACGTCCTCTACGCCCGCCAATGTTCCAGATAACAACGGCATTTCCCACGGCATGACCTGGTTGCTGGCGACGGCTTGCGGTCTGATCGTGGCCAATATCTATTACGCGCAGCCACTGATCGGGCCGATCGCGGCCGCGCTGGGACTGACACCTGCCGCGGCGGGTTTGATCGTGACAATGACGCAAATTGGCTACGGCGCGGGGCTGATCCTGATTGTGCCGCTGGCAGATTTGCTGGAAAACCGGCGGCTAGTGTTAAGCGTGCTGGGTATCGCCATCCTGGCCTTGCTGGGCGCGGCGTTTGCTAACCAGCCACTTTCGTTTTTGCTGGCCGCATTGCTGATCGGCATTGGCTCTGTTGCCGTGCAGGTGCTCGTGCCCTATGCCGCGCATCTGGCCCCGGAAGCCATGCGCGGGCGAGTGGTCGGTAACGTGATGATCGGACTGATGTTAGGTGTGATGCTGGCGCGACCGGGGGCGAGCTTCATTACCTCTATATCGTCGTGGCACGTGGTTTTTCTGGTTTCTGCCTTCGTGATGTTGCTACTGTCGCTGGTGCTCGCCCGCGCCTTGCCGTCGCGTACCCCAACGAATCGCCCACACTATCGCAAGCTGCTTGCTTCGATGGCGCATCTGGCGCTAAACACGCCGTTATTGCGACGCCGCGCGCTGTATCAAGCTTGTTTGTTCGCTGCGTTCAGCTTGTTCTGGACCACCACTCCACTACTGCTCGCTGGCCCGGCATTTCATCTGTCGCAGCGTGGCATCGCTTTGTTTGCCCTGGCGGGCGTGGCCGGTGCCATTGCCGCCCCCATTGCCGGGCGGGTGGCGGATCGCGGCTGGAGCCGACCTGCCACCGGCATCGCAATGATCAGCGTGGCACTGGCGTTTGGCCTGACGCACTTGGTTCCGGCTGGCTCGCCCATGGCGTTGGGCTTGCTGGTAGTGGCGGCGATCCTGATCGATTTTGGCGTTCAGGCCAATGTGGTGCTGGGCTATCGCGCCATTTTTACGCTGGGGGCCGAGTACCGCGGGCGACTCAATGGTTTATACATGGCGACCTTTTTTGGCGCCGGCGCCGTGGGCTCCGCTGCTGGAGGCTGGGCCTTTGCCCACGGTGGCTGGGCGCTGGCCTCGGCAATCGGTTTAACCTTGCCCATTGCTGCGCTGTTGTACTTTGCGACCGAACGGGCGCAGTGCGGCGAACCAGCCAGTGTGACGCGTTGA